In one Candidatus Polarisedimenticolaceae bacterium genomic region, the following are encoded:
- a CDS encoding ABC transporter ATP-binding protein, with product MSASATPRIELKGLTRRLPSGGRVLTVVDRIDLTIGAGEFVAILGPSGSGKSTLLGLIAGLDRPSEGQVLLDGTPIQGLSEDALAILRRRAIGFVFQSFLLLGNLTALENVLLPLELAEIPGAKDRAASLLAAVGLAARGHHYPSQLSGGEQQRVALARAFGPRPRILLADEPTGNLDRETGRAVLETMESLRSEGGTTLVLVTHDVEVASRADRRIHLSDGRIDRDERRTAETAV from the coding sequence ATGAGCGCCAGCGCGACGCCGAGGATCGAGCTCAAAGGACTGACGCGGCGCCTGCCCTCGGGCGGACGCGTGCTCACCGTCGTCGACCGCATCGATCTCACGATCGGCGCGGGAGAGTTCGTGGCGATCCTAGGTCCGTCGGGGAGCGGGAAGTCCACGCTGCTCGGGCTCATCGCGGGGCTCGACCGGCCCTCGGAGGGGCAGGTTCTGCTCGATGGGACGCCGATCCAGGGCCTGAGCGAGGATGCGCTCGCGATCCTGAGGCGCCGCGCGATCGGCTTCGTGTTCCAGTCGTTTCTATTGCTCGGCAATCTCACGGCCCTCGAAAACGTCCTGCTCCCGCTCGAGCTGGCGGAGATCCCGGGGGCGAAGGATCGGGCCGCGTCGCTCCTGGCCGCCGTCGGTCTCGCCGCGCGCGGCCATCACTACCCGTCGCAGCTCTCCGGCGGAGAGCAGCAGCGCGTCGCTCTGGCACGTGCGTTCGGCCCGCGACCTCGCATCCTACTGGCCGACGAACCGACGGGCAACCTCGATCGCGAGACCGGCCGCGCCGTCCTCGAGACGATGGAGAGCCTCAGGAGCGAGGGCGGCACGACGCTCGTCCTCGTCACCCACGACGTCGAGGTCGCGTCGCGCGCCGACCGCCGCATCCACCTCTCGGACGGTCGCATCGATCGCGACGAGAGGCGCACCGCGGAGACGGCGGTTTGA
- a CDS encoding arylesterase: MSSILGVALALISFSVAHAATTATDAPLVIFLGDSLTAGYGLPGDHAFPTLVAEALRARGKPIRAVNAGVSGDTTTGALERLDWLLKQRPDVLVVELGANDAFRGQPVERIEANIREIVRRGKAAGARVLLLGMRIPTNYGPEYADAFAALYVRVAKDQHVELMPFLLDGVGGHADLNQGDGIHPNDAGEKIVADHVVAYVERVLGAAR; the protein is encoded by the coding sequence TTGAGCTCGATCCTCGGCGTCGCGCTGGCGCTCATCTCCTTCAGCGTAGCCCATGCCGCCACCACCGCGACCGATGCCCCGCTCGTGATCTTCCTCGGCGACAGCCTGACGGCGGGGTACGGGCTCCCCGGCGATCACGCCTTCCCGACCCTGGTCGCGGAGGCGCTCCGGGCGCGCGGCAAGCCGATTCGCGCCGTCAACGCGGGCGTCAGCGGCGACACGACGACCGGCGCCCTCGAGCGCCTCGATTGGCTCCTCAAGCAGCGGCCCGACGTCCTGGTCGTCGAGCTCGGCGCGAACGACGCGTTCCGCGGACAGCCGGTCGAGCGGATCGAAGCGAACATCCGTGAGATCGTCCGCCGGGGCAAGGCGGCCGGCGCGCGCGTCCTCCTCCTCGGCATGAGGATTCCGACGAACTACGGACCGGAGTACGCCGATGCGTTCGCCGCCCTCTACGTACGCGTCGCCAAGGACCAGCACGTGGAGCTGATGCCGTTCCTCCTCGACGGGGTCGGCGGGCACGCCGACCTCAACCAAGGCGACGGAATCCACCCCAACGACGCCGGCGAGAAGATCGTGGCCGACCACGTCGTCGCCTACGTCGAGCGCGTCCTGGGAGCCGCTCGATGA
- a CDS encoding DUF1571 domain-containing protein, with protein MTALLLAAALAAQAPEIRWQPEALEVLASMGTAAAHVNDYTMMLVKRELRGTELDPEETLLVKWQRPQRIYLRELEGPREGQEVLYATGWNKNRIKVHRGSFPAINLNLDPYGTLAMAHAHHAVPEVSLVRFVDLVLDNAHRAQAKNVGTGAVVAHETLWGRPATKLELTTPPTGTSPTLKKGETLWDVARATGQDMYVILHANRARQWRQADHPNPGDAVIVPEFYAGRLVLWVDDALHLPLQADLYDQEGQLYEHYEHRDLAVNVGLTPADFDPKNPAYHF; from the coding sequence ATGACGGCGCTCCTCCTCGCCGCCGCGCTCGCCGCGCAAGCTCCCGAGATCCGCTGGCAGCCCGAAGCGCTCGAAGTGCTCGCGTCGATGGGCACCGCCGCGGCGCACGTGAACGACTACACAATGATGCTCGTCAAGCGCGAGCTGCGCGGGACCGAGCTGGACCCCGAAGAGACGCTCCTCGTGAAGTGGCAGCGGCCGCAGCGGATTTACCTGCGCGAGCTCGAAGGGCCGCGCGAAGGCCAGGAGGTCCTCTACGCCACCGGCTGGAACAAGAACCGGATCAAGGTCCACCGCGGATCGTTCCCGGCGATCAACCTCAACCTCGACCCGTACGGGACCCTCGCGATGGCGCACGCGCACCACGCGGTGCCGGAGGTCAGCCTCGTCCGCTTCGTCGACCTCGTCCTCGACAACGCGCACCGCGCGCAAGCGAAGAACGTCGGCACCGGGGCGGTGGTCGCGCACGAAACGCTATGGGGACGCCCGGCTACGAAGCTCGAGCTGACGACGCCGCCAACCGGCACGAGCCCGACGCTCAAGAAGGGTGAGACGCTCTGGGACGTCGCGCGCGCGACGGGTCAGGACATGTACGTCATCCTCCACGCGAACCGCGCGCGCCAGTGGCGCCAGGCCGATCATCCGAACCCGGGAGACGCCGTCATCGTCCCAGAGTTCTACGCGGGCCGGCTCGTCCTGTGGGTCGACGACGCGCTCCACCTGCCGCTCCAGGCCGACCTCTACGACCAGGAGGGCCAACTCTACGAGCACTACGAGCATCGCGATCTCGCGGTGAACGTCGGGCTCACTCCGGCCGATTTCGATCCGAAGAACCCCGCCTACCACTTCTGA
- the apaG gene encoding Co2+/Mg2+ efflux protein ApaG has product MSNGSESTSEAITSGVRVAVRARFIPERSNPGDGEWFFAYTIKIANESDKTIQLLSRHWIITDGDGKVEEVRGPGVVGQQPILNPGQSFEYTSACPLQTPFGVMQGSYQMVTPGGDHFDITIAPFSLHEPYAIN; this is encoded by the coding sequence ATGAGCAACGGGTCCGAATCGACTTCCGAGGCGATCACGAGCGGCGTCCGTGTCGCGGTGCGCGCGCGTTTCATCCCGGAGCGCTCGAACCCGGGCGACGGCGAGTGGTTCTTCGCCTACACGATCAAGATCGCGAACGAGAGCGACAAGACGATCCAGCTCCTGAGCCGCCACTGGATCATCACCGACGGCGACGGGAAGGTCGAAGAGGTTCGCGGTCCGGGCGTCGTCGGCCAGCAGCCGATCTTGAACCCGGGGCAATCGTTCGAGTACACCTCCGCATGTCCGCTGCAAACGCCGTTCGGGGTCATGCAGGGCAGCTACCAGATGGTCACACCCGGAGGCGATCACTTCGACATCACGATCGCACCGTTTTCCCTGCACGAGCCCTACGCCATCAACTAG